A portion of the Homalodisca vitripennis isolate AUS2020 chromosome 2, UT_GWSS_2.1, whole genome shotgun sequence genome contains these proteins:
- the LOC124354086 gene encoding uncharacterized protein LOC124354086 → MINIMLVNCYTIYAHNMVAQGSKPVSRRDFAKELHSELVKPWLQHRNRITTLPKRLRESIASILEVDIPAAQIDPQLVQGRKICAFCPSKKRRMTSHFCRRCSKAMCGEHQGK, encoded by the coding sequence atgattAACATAATGTTAGTCAATTGCTACACAATTTACGCACATAACATGGTTGCTCAGGGCTCAAAGCCAGTTTCAAGACGTGATTTTGCAAAAGAATTGCACAGTGAACTCGTCAAGCCTTGGCTTCAACATCGAAATCGCATCACAACTTTGCCAAAGCGTCTACGCGAATCTATCGCCAGCATCCTGGAAGTTGATATTCCTGCTGCCCAAATAGATCCTCAACTTGTCCAGGGAAGAAAGATTTGTGCATTTTGTCCTTCAAAAAAACGACGAATGACCTCCCATTTCTGCCGGCGCTGCTCAAAGGCAATGTGTGGCGAACACCAAGGGAAGTG